gctatccttcgattcagataaacatcatgttgtccaagtcaaactaggaggatagttgacttggtcaacttacagactgatttaggacatcgtttacatacagaccgaatacagacaaagtacagacacaagtgcaccaacaaactcccccttggctgtagctttgtctttatcttgtctttatcttctatagatgtagacttgtctcgaacttcgacagtctttggtcttcgagtttccaaaactctgatgtcctttcaagtcttcatggtcggaggatcttcaaagtcttcacgtcttgaaagcagagagtgtatcaacaaactacccgtatcatgtaggcagtgtgttaacaaactcccccttaacataagctcccccttgagttatgctcgtgaaatactttaactttatgaagtgagatccttgtggtgttgatgatagcCAGCGGCAActcaatcatcttcatcttttgagtgtcttctcgtcgtgtcttcattccaaagcttgtcatcgaccatgttctcctagcctttagaatctgcacatgcaagaaatctaaacgcgtaatgagaacaactgcttggaacatagtataagcaaatgacacacgaatgaccatgtcacaatcaagcaccgtccgacagtttgaaagtttaataaatttttcaaattttaaattctaactttcaaaacatgcaaatttcgaccgtttatgaagatttagtcagtttggttttcgttcaggtttcaggtaacgaagactcgagctccaacatcgtacgatcgaaaataaagtagaaataaaatctttttggcttttataaagtttatattaaaacacagatttcaggtgtgtttttgaaataaaaagacaacaatttagaatcctttgagtgttatcaaacgacatcaccgctaatgtcgtgctgatatgcaccaaacgacgaaactgtttaaaagaaaaacaatatagattaagcagtaaataaataaatatatacaaacattctttttgcgagtttcgagggtaagagaatcatatcagtgtacggtcatgccaaaacactcttgttgttcagttagttaacattaagataagcatcctataacaattatcggtattgttgtccacttaagctcaacttatcagatgtaatcatggcgagaggatacgttaaggtatgatttatacttaccaaccggtgttcatccacatcacgacacattcccgtatcaaggtatgcacgagagttcatcttaccggtgagtataccgattatcatctgtttgaccgtataaattgtgagatactcacttattttgatttgaaaacaagtcctatgtgatataatcacttattgatgaggaacttgaatttcatatgcatgagggcacaggtgcaagtccgtgaacaggtcagtacttccgtacagcagagagacgaacttgacacccggataaatgtgatattttatcacttatttgatttggacatgtgattgtttatcacttattgaggtcgaatgcagtatgcaatatgtacacgtatgtatagtatcatggaagatctagacttgcgtccccgttatttttcggtaaaagatacaaccatgatacccagatgataagcagcataaagaccgaatatctcagaacctcggcaatctatcaaacgaaatttcggtactaagaccatatgccaatgaatggttcccacctgatcttcagtcgattaagatttatatcaccctgcacactttaaaatgattgtgagcctaccgatacatcttatatagagctgcttatcgctTTTCATTTAATGTTTAAAGAGGCTtagatagaccactgatgtactatcattttctctcttgctcgccaggaaactcatttttgtttttctattgtttttgtgtttttgaaatttttcgatgtttttgtattttccgatttttggatttactccccctaaaatcaacaaactaagataaatttaaaaacacaaaggtatttacaaaaatgattttccgatgttggtttactcttgcttgaccttaatgccgtttaccaaaattaagttttatcagaaaagatttaacaaattttggaaaaatgagttggcatgtcggtaagcggtgcggaccatgacaacattgatgagtttcatattgaaacaatcacgtgtaaggtgatatccgagatcaacgtgtcatgTCAAAGAGTGATGTACGAGATAATAACAATTCACAAAGCAGctaaaatatcgacaagtataggagagattaagaatttaaaggcgtatcctgcaactgttccgtgcattgcaaggaatctaagcactctcccaactggatatccacccggtgtggacttcaaagtcgaatttgcaactactgaaaaatctcttgacagcaacaagctcataaacctccgggtccggctggtcttccacattgtaccagcgaaggtctttgactttctctttcagaaatggtgtgcggatgttcaatccatgcaaaggcatcggcacacatttcacttcattcgttcctgaggacccgatcaaaaaccataatgaccaaattttggcatgttcttcatttggtcgaattatGCACCATCATTCAACCacattttcttttttcttttctttctctccatccaaggcaacaatttcttctgtcgcctatcttgtgcaaggacattccactatcaataatcctatgactatcgatagttcctcctggaacttcctgcacactcactcagagattagttggagagggggacccaagccttcatagacttgggttgcccctgagaatcaaaaAATGTAATTTCAACCTCTTGATAATTTTCAAGCACAACACCTCCCCTTGAACCTTTACctgttttaggtttccaagtttgtttttgtttaccagagtgtgtattatgtacattttctggttttaatggttgtgacaaactaggtttccttttaacagtttccggttttaaggccttttcgatcacctttacatttttacgtcgttgttttgtttcttgcTCGTTAATTGTGCGTTTATCACGTTTTGGAGAGacaggacgacgttgtgagtgaccttgttcagagggggttctttcaacaaaatttggtttgggcgagtttgtgcagtctttaatgatgtgcccaaacttcccacatttgaaacaagttctcctttcaacaaacttaggagaatttgttcgactggcagatgttgaacctgtagaacctgaggtacttgctcgttcatcacacccgtttgtgtgttgggtgtaattgttatcgctgttacgcttcaaaatcttgactttttgtacaaaatctgtgtttgatttgttttcaaaagtctcaattttatcggtaccctttgatgctacaaatttaacatctttgctcttcttttgataacgagctccttttgtttcaaccttagcctttggctttggagctcgttgttgttgtttacccttaaaagcaattggttgtggctttgtcggtgatttctgttttccaaattgttttctgatttcagcttttggaattgaATTACATTGAGTTACAGTAACTCTCGGAATTTTCTTTCCCAAAAACTGGTTTGTagtatcttcaaacactttgtcaatcaaggattgattgacgtttttgattggaaaatctttgtctgaataaattttactaTCACCGACCAAGGTGTACAACAAATCATTGCTTTTAACagcaaacacactttctttgtcattcttgacatctttgacaggatttatcactttcttggcaacaggttgcacgacaggagtaggaggatcacaaagaatatgattctcaattggaatttctactcctttcgcctcatcaagtgattcatcctggtcattcacatctgattcatcatctgaagaatcacagTCCTCAatagttggaggactttgatttgaagcacatgatgacttttctttgttatcagatgagccctccgatgaattgtccggtttgaaccctagcccagtagcaaattcctcaacgttaagaggcacactgggttcataccggggcatttcctcttcatcgggcattttggtatagttgttcatcaaagggggcggacatttcttatatcctatCCCCTTCTGATTTCCTTTCGGTTGTTGAacctcgatgatgtgatcaagcacaaattgggagttagaataactatccaatttttgtttgatcgcatcatgctcgcattgggcaatggctaattgctttttggtttcctcaacaaggtTGATATAGTcattaatactaacttgtttatgatacacaactttgttcaattcggaaacacttttctttagagTTTCAATCACAGTTTTAAACTCCTTTTCGTTTTGAGTTaacgccatgtttgcctctttgcacttggCCAGTTCAATtaccaaactttgattgtgactatgaaccgtttcagattcacgtCTCAATTCAACACATTCATGCTTCATTTTAGCACattcactacatatgctaggagtttcaaCCTTTACCTGACTTGAAGAAGCTGTGACATTAGTCATAGAGACAGGttgagaagagaaagatccatcttcagtgagaatcttctccatttctttcgatgtagcatcagctttctCGATCAAGTCAGATTTCTTGTCAGCCTCATTCgacaaattatcagcttcagaatcaattctttcatttagattagattcttcatctgaactgccactatatcctgaactgtTATCATCTTCCGAAGATTGaccatcattgacattcttgacaatcTCAGCGTAAAATGCAGTTCTTGTTTGGTCACCGTTTCCCAACTGTGTGTCCGTACCACAATCGATGCTTTGCTCAAATTGAGGTtttgttgtggaaacttgaggttgtggttgtggctgtgttgggacaggaatgtacgacctcggatcgaattgaggttgtggagCAGCTATTGactgaggaaatggaaaggaactcgtattggacacaaaagcagtttgaagcttcggttgctgaacagaactagaactagctgaaggaccaaaaccaggcaaatacatttctgtgttttTAGGAACAAGAGCTCGCTTAGCTTTCCAGATTTCTTGGTCATTCTTGTGTTCCAGCTTCTCAATGAATTCATAGATGTTGACTGTATTCAGAGTACCCGTATGCTTCAGCTGCTCGATGAATGAACCCCACTTTggtggtagagcatcagcaaaccgtgccaccatttcctgttgagatgTAGGAACACCAAAAGCACGCATTTCACACATTAAATGATAATAACGATTCGTTATATCATTTAGTGTTTCTTTCTCTAAGAAACGAAatgattcgaatttcttcttcaactgATCCTGGCGTATCTTAGTAGTAGCTGCATATCCTTCTCCTCTTTCTGCCACAAAATTCTGCATGTCTTGATTTTGCTTTgacaccaaagcccattgacttgcactgattgaaggctgtggagtcatactctttgcccaatctgcagcagtgactaACTTTTGATTGgttcgtgagtccaaactccaatcccatggacttgtacagctcattttgatcaaatattaattgagatccttcacaaacacaaactgttaagtttaaacagacaagaattgaaagataaaaacctgttcgaaagatcaagactagttcgaaggatcaacagtgatcgaaagattactgttgagtttcgagcaaagccttcgaaagattctcaatgaaagatccttatctttcgactgattatcacgaaagattcacagttcgaaagatctatatctttcgaatactgatctcgaaagattcacaatgaaagatccttatctttcgagatgtatccttatctttcggacaaccaactttcgaaaagattccaactacgaaggataacccttagacttcgaaagactactcgaaggatgcttatctttcgagctgcctttgatcgaaagatgtcgaaggatatctttcgatgtcgaaggatatctttcgacagctctgacacactgacacaaagtacgatgggttggtgaaaaaggtgatgtgttgatgtaccaactttcggcagaaaggatggttctgcaacaacttttcaccaaacaattgactttcaaaaatttttgccaaaataagcaaccttatcttcaagaactggtcaccggaaacacaccggagatATAGCCGGAAAAATCAAGGTTTCACAAaaacgatttttatgttacccaaaccgaccccgaacactcccgataggtttagtacgcgtttttatgcagaaaactaccaaaaacgggtgctaaaccaagtgtccaaacacaccaagaacttgaacaaaccggttttaaacaaggtaaagagcgaggctctgataccacttgtaggtcccttttctcggaggatcgagaacaaacctaaaccttgttatactaacccactagcgagtgcggaatccaagctagcgggcaaaccgggatgatgcaagaacaaacacaagaacacacaaagttcaccgattaacaccactgtattaatacgtatgaaggtttacggttacaagcacaatgtttacaatcttgtttgcaaactctctaaagtgtgtgtgtgtgtgttttccagcagagtttcactaactctccaaatgtgcatctctctaacactaacacactgcatgggtatttatacccatacataacaggtcttggtcgaaggatcgatagatggtccgaaggatcatctgtcgatgacaatgtgtccgaaagatcagcatggacatcgaaggatcatccttcgatgcctaatggtcgaaccatggtcgaaccatatctttcgagcacctcgaaggatcagttgtatccttcgaggctatccttcgattcagataaacatcatgttgtccaagtcaaactaggaggatagttgacttggtcaacttacagactgatttaggacatcgtttacatacagaccgaatacagacaaagtacagacacaagtgcaccaacaaattcAATCTTTAGCTTCCTGACCCGTGCGACATTGCATAGATGATCTTTTTGAGAAGCCGAAGAGTGATGGAATTTGATCGGAACTCGATGGTGGAAAGCTCGGTAACGTCATGACGCACAGATAGAAAGCGGTGCGCAAAATTCAGAAACTTATAGCCACCTGAGGGGAGATGGACCGATCTCGAAGTTCAAATGCGGGTGCGATTTCCATGTATTTCTCCAGCTTTGTGATAGAAGACTACTTTGAACGACAGATCGAGTATCTATGAACGAAAGAATGTGATGGATCACACCATCTGGCAATCGGCTGATCCGATCTTCGTTTTACACTACCCTAGCCCTTCGTCTAACCTTCGATGAGTCCTTCCAAACCATTTTTAGAGACAAATGCAACGATCTCCGATGGATTTCGTTGAAACAAAGGAACACAATGTAGATTGGGTTGGAGTGTGTGTGTCTTtgtgttggataaaggatttggAAGAAAGTGATTCGGAGCCCTAATTCTTATACTCACATACATTAAGATCTCGTTCAACCCACTTAAAGTTGGTCATAAACAAGATAATTAATCTTGTAGTAAAACCGGGTTTAATATCTACATAAATGGATTTGAAGTGGTAGTCAAACTTGTGATTATGACACCAGTTGAAAAGGTCTTAACGGGTTGAAACAGCCGCTTGAATCAGCTGATCCAGATCAAACAGCTAATCTGGTCCAAACAGCTGACCGGGAGCAAACGGCTGATCAAAAGCTCGAAACATCTGAAACAACTGCGGTTGACCTAACAGCTGACCAGTGAACAACTGCTGATTCGAACCAGCAGTTATTTTGCTAGACCCAATGCTGAGCTCAGCAGCAGTTGATGGTATCAACGGGTGCTGCCGCTGACATCATCACACGCACCAGACCCGAACCAGCAGTTCCCCTTGCGGGATACATATCAGAATTCTTGCACAATTGCAATAGAACCATGAAAGCTTAATACCTTTCGCAGTTACCCTTGCCGGCAAGCACCTAGCGTTCTTCAGCCTACCTACCTGAGGACTTCTTGAATCTATCTTTCTTGTGATAGTGTTGATGCGGTTGAGATTAATATCAAAATCTTCAGTGACGAAATCTCTTATCagttctttatcgtgactttttAATGCTTTATATAATTATATGTGACCATTCAAGTTGATTTTTAGTTGAAATGTTGACTTGCACATAAACTGAAATTTTCAGGAGAAAACTTCTTTATGCATTCATCATATATTCATTCAACCCTCTACTCTAATATTTTGTGAGTTTGATGTCTATTTGCTTGATCAATCTGTCATAGATATTAATTATTAAGATTAATGTCAGGTTTTGAATATAATATTTCCAAAAGCCTTTTACAAGTGCAGCAAGTTTAAAAGTGTTCATTCATTGTAGATAGCAGTTGCCCTTTTTACTTTGCCAAATCATTTCAGGATACTTAAATTCTGTTGGCAAAATTCTCTTTAAAAATGCTGCATTCTGTTAATGAAAATCAGGAAATTCTTTTGCATTGGAAGTCACTGTATACATTCTATGGAAGTTGCAATCTTTAGATAAGAATAATCCCACTTCAAATATCTTCTTCATATTCATTACATTAGCAAATTACCTTAATGAGAACATGCATAATTAGCTCTGTAtaataaattcaatcatttgtGGTAGCTTTGTGTTTTGAACCCACTTGATTCATGTAATAAGATAATTTGTTTCCTTTTATTCAGAAGTATGTTATGTCATTCACATTGATATTTTGCTATAACATAGCTTGATCTCATTTAATAGCTAATTACATTGGTTCGTATTAACTGATTGGCATGAGCAATGAGTAACACTCGAACAACAAATATAATCCATGGTATATGCACATTTCCGACGGTTTCCATATATGTCCAAGTTCAATGAACCTAGAGCTACAAAGCGTAAGTAAACAAAATCGCAAAACGTCAATATGCAGCCCCAAATCCCAAAATCGAAGGCTTACACAAAATTAGGGCTCCAAATAACTCTCTTCCAAATCCTTAATCCAACACAAAGACACACACTCCAACCCATTCTACATTGTGTTCCTTTCCTTTGTGAACAACGAAATCCATTGCAGATCACTACATTTGTCTCTAAATTAAAATGGCTCGGAGGGGATCATCAAAGGTTAGACGTAGAGCTAGGGCATTGTCGAAAAATGATCGGATCACTCGATTGCCAGATGGTGTGATTCATCACATATTTTCGTTCATAGATACTCGATCTGTCGTTCGAAGTAGTCTTCTCTCACAAAGCTGGAGAAATACATGGAAATCCCACCCGCATTTGAACTTTGAGACTGGGCCATCTCCCGATCAGGCAAGTAGCTCTAACTTTCCCAAATTTGCACACCGATTTCTATCTAAGCGTGATGACGTTACCGAGCTTTCCACCATCGATTTCCGATCAAATTCCATCACTCTTCGGCTTCTCAGAAAGATCGTAATCTACGCTATGTTGCACAGGTCGCGAAAGTTAAAGATTGAATTCTTGGGTGATAAGCAAACACGACGTGGTGGATTCGATTCGTCTTTGTTTAGATCTCGATATCTCGAACACCTTGTTTTGAGCATCGATTTTGGGCTTAAAATAAGTCCGTCGCTGACATGGGATTTTCCGGCATTGACCACTTTGACTATTAAACGTGTTACATTCATGTTACAACTTCCTAACGGTGATGCTAGTAGGTCTATTGATTTGTTTTCCCGATTTCCGAATCTAAAAACTCTTGCGTTGGATGGTTGTACGTTATCTAATATCCATACTTTCATAATCAAGTCGAGTGAATTAGAGAGTCTATCGTTGATATGTATTAATCAATCGTGTGAGTTTGTGGTCTCAGCACCAAAGCTTTCTTCGTTCACCTATAATGGCATTGCTCGGTTTTTGTTAGCCACTAAAGATCTTCGTTCATTAAAGACTGTAAATTTTCAAACAATCTATCATAGATCTATTCAGGGGCAACCTatgtttattgagttgttgattAACACTTTCCAACAGCTCTGTAAAGCAAAGTCTCTTACCTTAAACTTAGATGCGGTGAAGCTTCTTTCTAAGTTCCCAGAATTGCGTGAAAGAAGAAATTGCCCTTTCACGAGTTTGGAAAGTCTGACTTTGGTTTCACGCCACCGACTACCGAAATCCTTGACTGCGTTTGCCAGTGTTTTCTCGATTATTTGAGTCGCAGCTCTCCCGCTCTTAAGGTTCATATCGATTTGAATCCAAAACCATTGCAGTTCCGTTATTAGTGTTTTGATCCTGTCTGCAGCTCTAAAGGTTCTTTTACTTATGCTTCTTTAGTTTCTTTTTatgcaagtttttcgtttttatATTTTTGCGTATTCATATGTATCATTGTGTATATATGTGCGTGTGTTCAATATACAAAACTATACATTTTTTTGCAAGAACTTATGTGGACCATTGCATAAACATGTAAAGAAATTTTTTCTCTATCATCTCTTCTAAATGATTAATATAACATTTCGGTTGGACTATTTTCTTCTCTCTAGTGATATGCACATGAACATGTGTAGCTGATAGTGAAAGTAACTTATAAAATTTTGAACACTATGTTATGGTTATGTGCATAGAATGTAACATAGTGTATTTTTCACAATAAATTTGAACACAGTCACATTATAGACATTTTATGAACATGTGCATTATCATAACAATACAATTCAAATCACATTAATATGCACATGGAATACAAACTAATCTATTTGTATACTAAATCCAAACAAGTAAGATCATATATTTATAATATGCAGTTGTGTATGTAACaaaataaatatgtaaaaaaGAGGATACACGGGTATACACATGGGCATGTTATGGCATTAGAAACAGCCTTTGGTGAGGTCCTTGTTCTAATTGTTGGTATTCTTGTAATTGTTATTAGTCTTCTGAACCcttgtttcttttttttctttttttttttttgacaggtGGAGATTCAAAGTCAACATCGTCAACAAATTAAGGATGCCATTTCTGTAAACGAGCTAAAAGAACCATTTCATGTGTCCTTATATCTGTCTTATCCCATACATGGATAAATTTTATTTTTCCGGCATGCTTCATATTTTGATACCTGACTCGAAACCAGGTTGTGGACAAGAATAGATGTTCCCCTAGGTACTCTCTGGTTTGGAATTTTATTCATGACTTCTTAGTTTTTGCATAAGTTTATTAGAGCATTgtgatatatgtttttttttagcACAGTGAGTTCTTATGTTGTTTGGATTCTTGTAAAACTTATATTTGCTGTTATTGTCTAGACTGTAATACTTATATTTGCTGTTATTGTCTAGACATATTGTTTTGTTTCAGAAATGCTATATTTGTTGCTTGTAGAAGATCTTCTGTATGAGGCCCCTCATGGGGTTATGTTTGTATGTACGCCTCTAAGGACCGATGCGGTAAGAAAACATTCGCCTTAGGGGgttatgtgtgtttttgatgttttaaaattattttatttttgatgcTTTAGATATTCTGTgtcaattattttattttaacaagatatataatttttatatttattttttaattctgCATCGGGCTCACACCTTGGTTCGCCTCGAGGCTTTGTAAGGCGAAGGGAAAACACCTAGGCTTGATTATGTTCTTTTAAACCTCGTGTTTCGTCTACACATATGCTATGTTCGTTTCCAACTATCACTTTAATCCAACTACACTACTATACAAAACATTCTTAGGGGAGCGAAGAAATTTGTCGGTAATACAGTTACTTACTGAACTTTCCATAGGTATAAAAGTACAAACCCTAGTGACATCAAGATGCAGCGAGGTTGAGGTTGCAAGACCAATGTGAGAGTTAGATACTACAATTATTTAAActgtaaatatttgtttgtgtTATTATGTACTCATTTTGTTATTTTGTAGTCATTTATATATTTGTTAAACACTGTGTTAGTTTGTTTATAatttgtaggtccctcggaggatgaggtcaaaccttaaccttgttatgtgaaacacactagcaagtgcggaatccaagctagagtgcaaaccgagatgaaacaagcacaaacacaagacacacaatattcaccgattaacaccacttgtattaatacgtatgaaaggttcggttacaagctcaatgtttacaaatctgttttgtaaaCTCTCTAACAGTGTGTGTGTTCTATCTCTCTATCTCACTTGTGTGCTTGTCTCTAAAATGAagtgaacacactacatgggtatatatacccaacacaggttgtctggtcgaaggatcagatagattgATCGAAGGATCATGTATCGACCTTAGACCTTAAACCTGTCGAAGGATCTAAATattcctcgaaggatgatctatcgaggtccatcaacatccatcgaatgttcatctttcgagctcatcgaaggatctaaagtatccttcgatgagtcatccttcgacacagacattacaaccattttctaactgtttggccaagtcaaaccggaggatggttgacttggtcaaacttacatgactaacaaaGGACATCGTCTTATATCATACAGAATaaagacaaagtacagacacaagtgcaccaacaaactcccccttggctgtagctttgtctcgatctttgtGTCTTCAAGTCTTtgacgtcctttcaagtcttcaatgtcggaggatcttcaaagtcttcacgtcttgaaagcagaaagtgtatcaacaaactacccgtatcatgtaggaagtgtgttgacaaactcccccttaacataagctcccccttgagttatgctcgtgaatgacttgatcttcaatgcttgagatccttgtggtgttgatgatggtcagcggtaACTCGATCAtattcatcatttgagtgccttcacgtcgtgtcttcattccgcagcttgtcatcgaccatgttctcattgcctttagaatctgcacatgcaagaaatctaaacgcgtaatgagaacaactgcttggaatatagttagcataaacaagtgacacactaatgaccatgtcacaatcaaacaccatccgacagtttgaaagtttaataaatttgacagttttagttttcaactttcaaaacttgcaaatttcgaccgtttatgaagatttagtca
This is a stretch of genomic DNA from Helianthus annuus cultivar XRQ/B chromosome 16, HanXRQr2.0-SUNRISE, whole genome shotgun sequence. It encodes these proteins:
- the LOC118488299 gene encoding putative F-box/FBD/LRR-repeat protein At4g13965; translation: MARRGSSKVRRRARALSKNDRITRLPDGVIHHIFSFIDTRSVVRSSLLSQSWRNTWKSHPHLNFETGPSPDQASSSNFPKFAHRFLSKRDDVTELSTIDFRSNSITLRLLRKIVIYAMLHRSRKLKIEFLGDKQTRRGGFDSSLFRSRYLEHLVLSIDFGLKISPSLTWDFPALTTLTIKRVTFMLQLPNGDASRSIDLFSRFPNLKTLALDGSPKLSSFTYNGIARFLLATKDLRSLKTVEIQSQHRQQIKDAISVNELKEPFHVSLYLSYPIHG